The Rhododendron vialii isolate Sample 1 chromosome 6a, ASM3025357v1 genome includes a window with the following:
- the LOC131329253 gene encoding uncharacterized protein LOC131329253: MKKLLNSKGKVHPSPPPAAADHRLSFLPATILTLAAALSPEDQEVLAYLISCSGSSTSFSGHHNTPAVAGGGDHSPEFHCNCFRCYMSYWVKWDASPNRQVIHQILDEYEDGLLDKKKKTKGKKERRKRVVETGDKSKCDSGNSGELGSVEASGIADVEVVSGEDCEVGGEKGAVRKLVSFIGERIWGVWGV; encoded by the coding sequence ATGAAAAAGCTCTTAAACAGCAAAGGCAAAGTCCACCCATCTCCACCACCAGCCGCCGCCGACCACCGATTGTCTTTCCTCCCGGCAACAATCCTGACCCTCGCCGCCGCTCTCTCCCCGGAGGACCAAGAAGTCTTGGCCTACCTCATCTCCTGCTCCGGCTCCTCCACCAGCTTTTCCGGCCACCACAACACCCCCGCCGTAGCCGGCGGCGGAGACCATTCTCCAGAGTTCCACTGCAACTGTTTCAGGTGTTACATGAGCTACTGGGTGAAATGGGACGCGTCACCGAACCGTCAAGTTATACACCAGATATTGGACGAGTATGAAGATGGGTtgttggataaaaagaagaagacgaaaGGGAAGAAGGAGAGAAGAAAGCGAGTTGTCGAGACGGGGGATAAGTCGAAGTGCGACTCGGGTAACTCAGGCGAGTTGGGGTCGGTGGAAGCGAGTGGCATAGCGGATGTGGAGGTGGTCAGCGGAGAGGATTGTGAGGTGGGTGGTGAAAAGGGTGCGGTGAGGAAGCTCGTGAGCTTCATTGGAGAGAGGATTTGGGGTGTTTGGGGGGTGTGA